From the genome of Triticum aestivum cultivar Chinese Spring chromosome 3B, IWGSC CS RefSeq v2.1, whole genome shotgun sequence, one region includes:
- the LOC123071519 gene encoding NDR1/HIN1-like protein 10: MASYEKQQPPPQPPVNAAPYYAYPAPQQPYYAPPPPPPPAPRRSGPGCLLCFVFKVIALVIIALGAATLVLWLILRPGAVRATAVSATLSRFDLAEGVRGGEGVLQYNLTVDVRVRNPNRFRIHYEYAEAQASYDGERFGYDPVEPFYLERKGERIVTAAFGGSSVVDDRGALRSYRRERGDGFYYVKVRLYADLGFKVRVFNARRKSKISCTLRLPVPNASATPVPTMLGTRCAVDF; encoded by the coding sequence ATGGCCTCCTACGagaagcagcagccgccgccgcagccgccggtgAACGCGGCGCCCTACTACGCGTACCCGGCCCCGCAGCAGCCGTACTACGCGCCCCCGCCTCCCCCTCCGCCCGCCCCGCGCCGGAGCGGGCCCGGCTGCCTCCTCTGCTTCGTCTTCAAGGTCATCGCCCTCGTCATCATCGCGCTGGGGGCCGCCACCCTCGTGCTCTGGCTTATCCTGCGCCCGGGCGCCGTCAGGGCCACCGCCGTCTCCGCTACGCTCTCCCGCTTCGACCTGGCCGAAGGCGTACGCGGCGGCGAGGGAGTCCTCCAGTACAACCTCACCGTGGACGTCCGCGTCCGCAACCCCAACCGCTTCCGCATCCACTACGAGTACGCCGAGGCGCAGGCGTCTTACGACGGCGAGCGCTTCGGGTACGACCCCGTCGAGCCCTTCTACCTGGAGAGGAAGGGCGAGCGCATCGTCACGGCCGCGTTCGGCGGCTCGTCCGTCGTCGACGACCGCGGCGCGCTGCGGTCGTACCGGAGGGAGAGGGGCGACGGCTTCTACTACGTCAAGGTGAGGCTGTACGCCGACCTCGGGTTCAAGGTCAGGGTCTTCAACGCGCGCCGCAAGAGCAAGATCAGCTGCACGCTCCGCCTGCCGGTGCCGAACGCGAGCGCGACGCCGGTGCCGACGATGCTGGGGACGAGGTGCGCCGTGGACTTCTGA